A single genomic interval of Danio aesculapii chromosome 5, fDanAes4.1, whole genome shotgun sequence harbors:
- the rufy3 gene encoding protein RUFY3 isoform X1, whose amino-acid sequence MADQSSGASGQHSTEVSETLVSSNEFLKPHMKDSDGHKVNSPEESLSPASVIYFKEALTYNSSIQFTKTSSSLPAPVRYEFQIEKINKKTRNPKDPIAIERLNLMNMAKLSIKGLIESALNLGRTLDSDYAPLQQFFVVMEHCLKHGLKSKKTFLGQNKSFWGPLELVEKLTPEAGEITASVKDLPGLKTPLGRGRAWLRLALMQKKLSDYMKTIINRKDLLSEFYEPNALMMEEEGAVIAGLLVGLNVIDANLCMKGEDLDSQVGVIDFSMYLKDGAHSSKSTEGDGQITAILDQKNYVEELNRHLSASVNNLQAKVDALEKSNTKLTEELAVANNRIITLQEELERVKEEGSYFVESSRKASRADGTANGQVLGETRKQLKEETQLRLDVEKELELQIGMKQEMELSMKMLEKDICEKHDALVELRQQLDDVRTLNHELSVKSQSSDSSAKQKSDIIGRLEEKTNQMGSIIKQLESRCKKAERERDLADEANRLFKQEFGDKIESLQTEVEQLRRQRWILEQELKKGRDHPGVQTPETLLGKTPPQQRDGKQHIEDIRKELESVRKENDTLRTALEEKTSLSSSLTLSHEDEQNQSLYKEVDPSICPMCENQDSLTSPKSQCKNCSGVFCENCMANELPLPSSINPEHVCDVCYSQLLEQYSSSPS is encoded by the exons ATGGCGGACCAGAGCTCAGGAGCATCGGGACAGCACAGCACTGAAGTTTCTGAAACTTTAGTGTCATCTAACGAATTCCTCAAACCCCACATGAAGGACAGCGACGGACATAAAGTCAACAGTCCCGAGGAGTCGCTTTCTCCGGCCTCGGTGATTTACTTTAAAGAGGCGCTAACTTATAACTCTAGTATACAGTTTACCAAGACGAGCTCCTCTCTTCCTGCACCAGTGCGCTATGAATTCCAGATTGAGAAGATTAACAAGAAAACAAGAA ATCCCAAGGACCCCATTGCCATTGAGAGGCTTAACCTGATGAACATGGCTAAACTTAGCATCAAAGGCTTGATCGAGTCTGCACTGAACCTGGGCCGCACACTGGACTCAGACTATGCCCCGTTGCAGCAGTTTTTTGTTGTCATGGAGCACTGCCTGAAACACGGACTAAAAA gtaAGAAAACGTTCCTTGGCCAAAATAAGTCATTTTGGGGTCCTTTGGAGCTTGTAGAAAAGTTGACTCCAGAAGCTGGTGAGATCACAGCCAGTGTCAAAGACCTTCCTGGGCTTAA AACCCCATTAGGAAGAGGCAGAGCATGGCTTCGTCTGGCTTTGATGCAGAAGAAGCTCTCGGATTACATGAAGACCATCATTAACCGAAAAGATCTGCTCAG TGAATTCTACGAGCCCAATGCCCTCATGATGGAGGAGGAAGGAGCTGTGATTGCTGGGCTGTTGGTGGGCCTGAATGTCATTGATGCTAACTTGTGTATGAAGGGAGAAGATTTAGACTCGCAG GTTGGGGTCATCGATTTTTCTATGTACCTGAAAGACGGCGCACACAGCAGCAAAAGCACAGAGGG GGATGGACAGATCACAGCTATTCTTGACCAGAAGAATTATGTGGAGGAACTGAACAGACATTTAAG TGCATCAGTGAATAATCTTCAAGCCAAAGTGGATGCGCTGGAAAAGTCTAACACAAAACTCACAGAGGAG CTTGCTGTTGCAAACAACAGGATCATCACTCTGCAAGAGGAACTGGAAAGAGTAAAGGAGGAGGGCTCTTACTTTGTGGAGTCCAGTCGCAAG GCATCAAGAGCAGATGGGACTGCAAATGGCCAAGTGCTTGGAGAAACTCGCAAACAGCTCAAAGAGGAAACTCAGCTCAGACTT GATGTGGAGAAGGAGCTGGAGCTGCAGATCGGGATGAAGCAGGAGATGGAGTTGTCCATGAAGATGCTAGAGAAGGACATCTGCGAGAAACACGATGCTTTGGTGGAGCTCAGACAGCAGTTAGATGACGTGCGCACACTCAACCATGAGCTCTCCGTTAAGTCACAG AGCTCAGACAGCAGCGCAAAACAGAAGAGTGACATCATCGGCCGCTTGGAGGAGAAAACAAACCAGATGGGGAGCATCATCAAACAGCTGGAGAGCAG ATGTAAGAAGGCGGAGCGAGAGCGGGATCTGGCGGACGAGGCCAATCGACTCTTCAAGCAGGAGTTTGGGGACAAGATTGAGAGTCTGCAGACGGAGGTGGAGCAGCTGCGGAGACAGAG GTGGATTTTGGAACAAGAGCTGAAGAAAGGCAGAGATCATCCTGGAGTCCAAACACCTGAAACTCTGCTGGGAAAAACACCTCCACAGCAGAGAGACGGCAAACAACACATCGAGGACATCAGAAAG gaGTTAGAATCTGTCAGAAAGGAAAACGATACACTGCGCACTGCACTGGAGGAAAAGACGAGTCTGAGTTCCAGTTT GACACTGTCACATGAAGATGAACAG AACCAGTCTCTTTATAAAGAGGTTGACCCATCAATCTGCCCAATGTGTGAAAACCAAGACTCTCTGACTTCACCCAAG AGTCAGTGCAAGAACTGCAGCGGTGTGTTCTGCGAGAACTGCATGGCGAATGAACTGCCTCTGCCCTCCTCCATCAACCCCGAGCACGTGTGCGACGTCTGCTACTCTCAGCTCCTGGAGCAGTACTCGTCCTCCCCATCCTGA
- the rufy3 gene encoding protein RUFY3 isoform X2, whose product MSDLTPQSEAPTPTTDKITQAARETIYLCNFRVSVDGEWLCLRELNDISLTPDPEPAHEDPKDPIAIERLNLMNMAKLSIKGLIESALNLGRTLDSDYAPLQQFFVVMEHCLKHGLKSKKTFLGQNKSFWGPLELVEKLTPEAGEITASVKDLPGLKTPLGRGRAWLRLALMQKKLSDYMKTIINRKDLLSEFYEPNALMMEEEGAVIAGLLVGLNVIDANLCMKGEDLDSQVGVIDFSMYLKDGAHSSKSTEGDGQITAILDQKNYVEELNRHLSASVNNLQAKVDALEKSNTKLTEELAVANNRIITLQEELERVKEEGSYFVESSRKASRADGTANGQVLGETRKQLKEETQLRLDVEKELELQIGMKQEMELSMKMLEKDICEKHDALVELRQQLDDVRTLNHELSVKSQSSDSSAKQKSDIIGRLEEKTNQMGSIIKQLESRCKKAERERDLADEANRLFKQEFGDKIESLQTEVEQLRRQRWILEQELKKGRDHPGVQTPETLLGKTPPQQRDGKQHIEDIRKELESVRKENDTLRTALEEKTSLSSSLTLSHEDEQNQSLYKEVDPSICPMCENQDSLTSPKSQCKNCSGVFCENCMANELPLPSSINPEHVCDVCYSQLLEQYSSSPS is encoded by the exons ATGTCTGATCTGACGCCCCAGAGCGAAGCCCCCACCCCCACCACTGACAAGATCACACAGGCTGCCAGGGAGACCATCTACCTATGCAACTTCCGCGTGTCGGTGGATGGCGAGTGGCTGTGCCTGCGAGAGCTCAACGACATCTCGCTCACGCCAGATCCAGAGCCGGCTCATGAAG ATCCCAAGGACCCCATTGCCATTGAGAGGCTTAACCTGATGAACATGGCTAAACTTAGCATCAAAGGCTTGATCGAGTCTGCACTGAACCTGGGCCGCACACTGGACTCAGACTATGCCCCGTTGCAGCAGTTTTTTGTTGTCATGGAGCACTGCCTGAAACACGGACTAAAAA gtaAGAAAACGTTCCTTGGCCAAAATAAGTCATTTTGGGGTCCTTTGGAGCTTGTAGAAAAGTTGACTCCAGAAGCTGGTGAGATCACAGCCAGTGTCAAAGACCTTCCTGGGCTTAA AACCCCATTAGGAAGAGGCAGAGCATGGCTTCGTCTGGCTTTGATGCAGAAGAAGCTCTCGGATTACATGAAGACCATCATTAACCGAAAAGATCTGCTCAG TGAATTCTACGAGCCCAATGCCCTCATGATGGAGGAGGAAGGAGCTGTGATTGCTGGGCTGTTGGTGGGCCTGAATGTCATTGATGCTAACTTGTGTATGAAGGGAGAAGATTTAGACTCGCAG GTTGGGGTCATCGATTTTTCTATGTACCTGAAAGACGGCGCACACAGCAGCAAAAGCACAGAGGG GGATGGACAGATCACAGCTATTCTTGACCAGAAGAATTATGTGGAGGAACTGAACAGACATTTAAG TGCATCAGTGAATAATCTTCAAGCCAAAGTGGATGCGCTGGAAAAGTCTAACACAAAACTCACAGAGGAG CTTGCTGTTGCAAACAACAGGATCATCACTCTGCAAGAGGAACTGGAAAGAGTAAAGGAGGAGGGCTCTTACTTTGTGGAGTCCAGTCGCAAG GCATCAAGAGCAGATGGGACTGCAAATGGCCAAGTGCTTGGAGAAACTCGCAAACAGCTCAAAGAGGAAACTCAGCTCAGACTT GATGTGGAGAAGGAGCTGGAGCTGCAGATCGGGATGAAGCAGGAGATGGAGTTGTCCATGAAGATGCTAGAGAAGGACATCTGCGAGAAACACGATGCTTTGGTGGAGCTCAGACAGCAGTTAGATGACGTGCGCACACTCAACCATGAGCTCTCCGTTAAGTCACAG AGCTCAGACAGCAGCGCAAAACAGAAGAGTGACATCATCGGCCGCTTGGAGGAGAAAACAAACCAGATGGGGAGCATCATCAAACAGCTGGAGAGCAG ATGTAAGAAGGCGGAGCGAGAGCGGGATCTGGCGGACGAGGCCAATCGACTCTTCAAGCAGGAGTTTGGGGACAAGATTGAGAGTCTGCAGACGGAGGTGGAGCAGCTGCGGAGACAGAG GTGGATTTTGGAACAAGAGCTGAAGAAAGGCAGAGATCATCCTGGAGTCCAAACACCTGAAACTCTGCTGGGAAAAACACCTCCACAGCAGAGAGACGGCAAACAACACATCGAGGACATCAGAAAG gaGTTAGAATCTGTCAGAAAGGAAAACGATACACTGCGCACTGCACTGGAGGAAAAGACGAGTCTGAGTTCCAGTTT GACACTGTCACATGAAGATGAACAG AACCAGTCTCTTTATAAAGAGGTTGACCCATCAATCTGCCCAATGTGTGAAAACCAAGACTCTCTGACTTCACCCAAG AGTCAGTGCAAGAACTGCAGCGGTGTGTTCTGCGAGAACTGCATGGCGAATGAACTGCCTCTGCCCTCCTCCATCAACCCCGAGCACGTGTGCGACGTCTGCTACTCTCAGCTCCTGGAGCAGTACTCGTCCTCCCCATCCTGA
- the rufy3 gene encoding protein RUFY3 isoform X3, with product MADQSSGASGQHSTEVSETLVSSNEFLKPHMKDSDGHKVNSPEESLSPASVIYFKEALTYNSSIQFTKTSSSLPAPVRYEFQIEKINKKTRNPKDPIAIERLNLMNMAKLSIKGLIESALNLGRTLDSDYAPLQQFFVVMEHCLKHGLKSKKTFLGQNKSFWGPLELVEKLTPEAGEITASVKDLPGLKTPLGRGRAWLRLALMQKKLSDYMKTIINRKDLLSEFYEPNALMMEEEGAVIAGLLVGLNVIDANLCMKGEDLDSQVGVIDFSMYLKDGAHSSKSTEGDGQITAILDQKNYVEELNRHLSASVNNLQAKVDALEKSNTKLTEELAVANNRIITLQEELERVKEEGSYFVESSRKASRADGTANGQVLGETRKQLKEETQLRLDVEKELELQIGMKQEMELSMKMLEKDICEKHDALVELRQQLDDVRTLNHELSVKSQSSDSSAKQKSDIIGRLEEKTNQMGSIIKQLESSEKDMAKQARSLNTAAGKLLQRQQ from the exons ATGGCGGACCAGAGCTCAGGAGCATCGGGACAGCACAGCACTGAAGTTTCTGAAACTTTAGTGTCATCTAACGAATTCCTCAAACCCCACATGAAGGACAGCGACGGACATAAAGTCAACAGTCCCGAGGAGTCGCTTTCTCCGGCCTCGGTGATTTACTTTAAAGAGGCGCTAACTTATAACTCTAGTATACAGTTTACCAAGACGAGCTCCTCTCTTCCTGCACCAGTGCGCTATGAATTCCAGATTGAGAAGATTAACAAGAAAACAAGAA ATCCCAAGGACCCCATTGCCATTGAGAGGCTTAACCTGATGAACATGGCTAAACTTAGCATCAAAGGCTTGATCGAGTCTGCACTGAACCTGGGCCGCACACTGGACTCAGACTATGCCCCGTTGCAGCAGTTTTTTGTTGTCATGGAGCACTGCCTGAAACACGGACTAAAAA gtaAGAAAACGTTCCTTGGCCAAAATAAGTCATTTTGGGGTCCTTTGGAGCTTGTAGAAAAGTTGACTCCAGAAGCTGGTGAGATCACAGCCAGTGTCAAAGACCTTCCTGGGCTTAA AACCCCATTAGGAAGAGGCAGAGCATGGCTTCGTCTGGCTTTGATGCAGAAGAAGCTCTCGGATTACATGAAGACCATCATTAACCGAAAAGATCTGCTCAG TGAATTCTACGAGCCCAATGCCCTCATGATGGAGGAGGAAGGAGCTGTGATTGCTGGGCTGTTGGTGGGCCTGAATGTCATTGATGCTAACTTGTGTATGAAGGGAGAAGATTTAGACTCGCAG GTTGGGGTCATCGATTTTTCTATGTACCTGAAAGACGGCGCACACAGCAGCAAAAGCACAGAGGG GGATGGACAGATCACAGCTATTCTTGACCAGAAGAATTATGTGGAGGAACTGAACAGACATTTAAG TGCATCAGTGAATAATCTTCAAGCCAAAGTGGATGCGCTGGAAAAGTCTAACACAAAACTCACAGAGGAG CTTGCTGTTGCAAACAACAGGATCATCACTCTGCAAGAGGAACTGGAAAGAGTAAAGGAGGAGGGCTCTTACTTTGTGGAGTCCAGTCGCAAG GCATCAAGAGCAGATGGGACTGCAAATGGCCAAGTGCTTGGAGAAACTCGCAAACAGCTCAAAGAGGAAACTCAGCTCAGACTT GATGTGGAGAAGGAGCTGGAGCTGCAGATCGGGATGAAGCAGGAGATGGAGTTGTCCATGAAGATGCTAGAGAAGGACATCTGCGAGAAACACGATGCTTTGGTGGAGCTCAGACAGCAGTTAGATGACGTGCGCACACTCAACCATGAGCTCTCCGTTAAGTCACAG AGCTCAGACAGCAGCGCAAAACAGAAGAGTGACATCATCGGCCGCTTGGAGGAGAAAACAAACCAGATGGGGAGCATCATCAAACAGCTGGAGAGCAG TGAGAAAGACATGGCTAAACAGGCGCGAAGCTTGAACACAGCTGCTGGAAAACTCCTTCAGAGGCAGCAATAA
- the rufy3 gene encoding protein RUFY3 isoform X4 produces the protein MSDLTPQSEAPTPTTDKITQAARETIYLCNFRVSVDGEWLCLRELNDISLTPDPEPAHEDPKDPIAIERLNLMNMAKLSIKGLIESALNLGRTLDSDYAPLQQFFVVMEHCLKHGLKSKKTFLGQNKSFWGPLELVEKLTPEAGEITASVKDLPGLKTPLGRGRAWLRLALMQKKLSDYMKTIINRKDLLSEFYEPNALMMEEEGAVIAGLLVGLNVIDANLCMKGEDLDSQVGVIDFSMYLKDGAHSSKSTEGDGQITAILDQKNYVEELNRHLSASVNNLQAKVDALEKSNTKLTEELAVANNRIITLQEELERVKEEGSYFVESSRKASRADGTANGQVLGETRKQLKEETQLRLDVEKELELQIGMKQEMELSMKMLEKDICEKHDALVELRQQLDDVRTLNHELSVKSQSSDSSAKQKSDIIGRLEEKTNQMGSIIKQLESSEKDMAKQARSLNTAAGKLLQRQQ, from the exons ATGTCTGATCTGACGCCCCAGAGCGAAGCCCCCACCCCCACCACTGACAAGATCACACAGGCTGCCAGGGAGACCATCTACCTATGCAACTTCCGCGTGTCGGTGGATGGCGAGTGGCTGTGCCTGCGAGAGCTCAACGACATCTCGCTCACGCCAGATCCAGAGCCGGCTCATGAAG ATCCCAAGGACCCCATTGCCATTGAGAGGCTTAACCTGATGAACATGGCTAAACTTAGCATCAAAGGCTTGATCGAGTCTGCACTGAACCTGGGCCGCACACTGGACTCAGACTATGCCCCGTTGCAGCAGTTTTTTGTTGTCATGGAGCACTGCCTGAAACACGGACTAAAAA gtaAGAAAACGTTCCTTGGCCAAAATAAGTCATTTTGGGGTCCTTTGGAGCTTGTAGAAAAGTTGACTCCAGAAGCTGGTGAGATCACAGCCAGTGTCAAAGACCTTCCTGGGCTTAA AACCCCATTAGGAAGAGGCAGAGCATGGCTTCGTCTGGCTTTGATGCAGAAGAAGCTCTCGGATTACATGAAGACCATCATTAACCGAAAAGATCTGCTCAG TGAATTCTACGAGCCCAATGCCCTCATGATGGAGGAGGAAGGAGCTGTGATTGCTGGGCTGTTGGTGGGCCTGAATGTCATTGATGCTAACTTGTGTATGAAGGGAGAAGATTTAGACTCGCAG GTTGGGGTCATCGATTTTTCTATGTACCTGAAAGACGGCGCACACAGCAGCAAAAGCACAGAGGG GGATGGACAGATCACAGCTATTCTTGACCAGAAGAATTATGTGGAGGAACTGAACAGACATTTAAG TGCATCAGTGAATAATCTTCAAGCCAAAGTGGATGCGCTGGAAAAGTCTAACACAAAACTCACAGAGGAG CTTGCTGTTGCAAACAACAGGATCATCACTCTGCAAGAGGAACTGGAAAGAGTAAAGGAGGAGGGCTCTTACTTTGTGGAGTCCAGTCGCAAG GCATCAAGAGCAGATGGGACTGCAAATGGCCAAGTGCTTGGAGAAACTCGCAAACAGCTCAAAGAGGAAACTCAGCTCAGACTT GATGTGGAGAAGGAGCTGGAGCTGCAGATCGGGATGAAGCAGGAGATGGAGTTGTCCATGAAGATGCTAGAGAAGGACATCTGCGAGAAACACGATGCTTTGGTGGAGCTCAGACAGCAGTTAGATGACGTGCGCACACTCAACCATGAGCTCTCCGTTAAGTCACAG AGCTCAGACAGCAGCGCAAAACAGAAGAGTGACATCATCGGCCGCTTGGAGGAGAAAACAAACCAGATGGGGAGCATCATCAAACAGCTGGAGAGCAG TGAGAAAGACATGGCTAAACAGGCGCGAAGCTTGAACACAGCTGCTGGAAAACTCCTTCAGAGGCAGCAATAA